From the genome of Ziziphus jujuba cultivar Dongzao chromosome 4, ASM3175591v1:
CTTCATCTTTCTTATATCCGAAGACATAAGTAATGGCTTGTATTCTATGAACAAATTCCTTCGCCCACCTATATTCATCAAAttatctgcttttttttttttttttgttttttccaaagaTAACAGGGTGGTGTTTATAATTTGATGTGTTTCAGGGACTGTCCGAATGATGTAAACGAAGCAGTTTCTAGTCTTATATTTGCTTCTGCAAGATGTGGAGAACTACCTGAGCTTCGAGTGATTCGGAAACTCTTCGAAGAACGTTATGGTCAGAGATTTGCTATGGTTGCTGTTGAATTACTTCCAGGGAATCTCGTTAACCGTCAGGTTTGTCAATTTTTAGTTGTTACATTTTCAGACAATATGTATTTCAAGGATTTCTGTTTAATGTTAATAAAACTACAGGTAAAAGAGAAACTCTCACCGAAGTTGGTATCCGATGACATGAAGCAAAGGCTGGTCAATGAAATAGCTAGTGATTACTGTCTCCGACCAGAGATTCTGGCACTTGAATACTATTCTGACTGGCAGCAACAGGTATCTGTATACTCTATCAATTTGGCAGAACAAATTTTATGACACTTTCTTTTGTACCGAATTAAGTTCATGTCCTGTCCAAGCAGCTGCAGGCAAAGGAAAATGGTGGAGATCATACACCAAATACAAATGTAGGAACTTATTATGACAGAGCCGAAAGATCTGAAACCAAAGCTAAAAATTTCGAGatagaaagaaaaatcatatttgTTGATTCATCACCAGTTTTGACAAACTTCGGAGACTCTAAAATGATCAGTACTCCTGCTATTTCTTCTTCAATGGTTCAGCAAGCTCTACCAACTGTGTCGGAGTCTTCAGTGCATAATGAGGAGCAGGAAGCAGAGAACTATGCTGAACTGGACTCTCAAAATGTATATAGCCTGTGCAAAAACAATCAGGAAGAGAGAATGATTGCGGCATCATCTTCGGAAAGTTTGGCACAGTTCCCTGAGGAAACTGTCGTTTATCTGGATGACATAGAAGAATTTCAATCCCCaacaaaaaaagatgaaaactcTCAGGACCAAAggcttttcaaattcaaatcatcTATTCTAACTAAAAGGGAGAATTGTGAATCATCCAGTGAGAAGTCAAGCTCAAGAAGTTCGAAAAGAGGTGGCAACGGGTCGGGAAAAAGACCGAGGAGGAGATCGGTGTCTCATGAAAATCAAAGCATGAAGGATATCGAATGCATCAGTTACTACAGCCAGCCACCATGGAAGAGTAGCACTGCAGCTCTCAAGCATAAATCTCAGAAGCAGAGAAAGCAACAGAAGAGATTTTCAACAGAGGAAAGTGAACAACAATATTATGAGCCAAGGAAACCAAAGCAACCTTGCTTTATGGAAATGAGGAATGCCTTTGTATCTCCTCACCGCGGATTTAATCTGATAGGATCATCCAACTGCAGCTTGGAAAGACCATGTTATATATGTGCTGGTGATGAGAATACTGATTATGAAGTTCCATCAGGGAGACAAAAGAAAATGAACACAACTGTGATGGAATTCCCAACACATAATCATGACAAGAAAAGCATTTGCTCTAGCCATTGCAAAAATCGAAGCTTTTGGAATGCAGAACTGAACAAGGGAACGAAATGGTCTGAGGAACCAAGGAGAAGAAGCTATGACAATGGAGCTATGATGTATGATGTTTTCACCTACCCAGATCACCAACCTAACATACAAATGAAAAACCTGAATGGAAAAACTGATGAGTTTGGCTCCCAAGAGAGTCCTCTCTCTTCTCCTTGCCCAAAGGTGAATACTTCTTGGACAAGAAAAGACACAGTGCCACCTGACACAGTGCCACCTTACTTGAGAACCATGACAATGCCCCCTGAGAGGcccaaaaacaaacacagagACGACATGCAAAGATCTAGTTCATGTGTCTTTCGTAATCCCAACCATGTCCACCCGAAGTTGCCGGATTACGATGATATAGCTGCAAGATTTATGGCTCTCAAGAAAGAGAATACGCAGAATAAGCATCCGAATTGCAACAGAGCAGCAACTTTAGCACAGTAGAAAAGTCATGTCTCCACATCTAGTAGATACTTgtagatactttttttttatattttgggtcCATTTTTTGATTGGTTTCTTACTTTAGAGCTCTCTATTGGAGTTATGGAATGGCATGGGTattcttttacccttttgtaCTACAATTTGTTTGCTCGATGTATATCCCACCAAATTTTGTAGACGGCCAAATTTTGCTGTGGCATTGCCTTAGAGCTGAAACCTTGTATTAAGCCAAAGGTCCATGTTAGGGGTGAAGGTTTATTGGGCTTCCAAATGATTTggaagtttgggttttgtaggGCAAAAACGAATACCCAAAAATCCGAAAAGaacttcttccttcttttttttaattttttggttgggGAAATCCGAAAACAACAATTATAAGTACTTAAAAGAATCTTTCTTTCACCTAATTTTCCACTTTTCTTATtcaccccaaaaataaaataaaaaaatttccactttTCTTGTTCAACCCACTTCACCAATTACCTTCTTTCTCCGACAGTCTAGGATTCCAACGAATGGACGAGAcataaaaaacatgaaaaaagttGGTATGAGAAATGTAAAAGGaggtaatttttttgtatttttatctatcagtaaaataaataaacttattttaATAGTTTCAACTCCAACCTCagctgcaaaaataaaaaaccttaaCTTCAGCTTCAGTTAGTGAAAGGACCCTTTAATCCATTTTACaacatcatatttttctttttctttttttaatatttttagtaaaaactttttctttttttggatgatTAACATCATATTTTTCATGATTAAGTGTAATATTCCAAAATCATAGCACAAATATCGATGCAACTCGTAGAAACCACGTCAGCCATCACGAACTCCACTAATACTTTGGTTTTAAAAACAAACTTGTTGTATACTAAATATATACGCTTCCATTAATGTAACGCCTACCTTCAACCATAGTATTCATTAATTTTGTCGCTTACACAATAACCGGACAAATTTCCCCCCTCGTTCATAAAAATTCCACAGAAACGaatttcaattaatttacatatttatttatatataaatatatattttaaaaaatgttgaatTGTAATTTACttctctacattttttttttggctgaaagtaATTCACTCTCTTACTTGATTAATTTTAGAGATGGCTGTCTTATGGTGCCTTTTCTATAAGAGTAAATAATCTCTGAAATATAATTACAATTAGtgtaaatataatacaaaactaATATCATAtcacacataaaatatatatatataaaatttgtctGAGAGGAAAAATTCAAATCTATTCACCTTCCATAtcaaaaggaaatatatatatatatataatttcattcaTTACCAAAATTAGTTAGGTCATTTGAATCTTTACCCGAATAGGTTGACTTGGAATGAATTTGTTGgcttaa
Proteins encoded in this window:
- the LOC107416544 gene encoding uncharacterized protein LOC107416544, yielding MFDILFGWRKASKCKKLIKQVHCRLKLLKNKRSTIIRQLREDMAELIKNGHENIAFNRVEQLVADENIVQVYELLGHFCEFILLHLSYIRRHKDCPNDVNEAVSSLIFASARCGELPELRVIRKLFEERYGQRFAMVAVELLPGNLVNRQVKEKLSPKLVSDDMKQRLVNEIASDYCLRPEILALEYYSDWQQQLQAKENGGDHTPNTNVGTYYDRAERSETKAKNFEIERKIIFVDSSPVLTNFGDSKMISTPAISSSMVQQALPTVSESSVHNEEQEAENYAELDSQNVYSLCKNNQEERMIAASSSESLAQFPEETVVYLDDIEEFQSPTKKDENSQDQRLFKFKSSILTKRENCESSSEKSSSRSSKRGGNGSGKRPRRRSVSHENQSMKDIECISYYSQPPWKSSTAALKHKSQKQRKQQKRFSTEESEQQYYEPRKPKQPCFMEMRNAFVSPHRGFNLIGSSNCSLERPCYICAGDENTDYEVPSGRQKKMNTTVMEFPTHNHDKKSICSSHCKNRSFWNAELNKGTKWSEEPRRRSYDNGAMMYDVFTYPDHQPNIQMKNLNGKTDEFGSQESPLSSPCPKVNTSWTRKDTVPPDTVPPYLRTMTMPPERPKNKHRDDMQRSSSCVFRNPNHVHPKLPDYDDIAARFMALKKENTQNKHPNCNRAATLAQ